In Streptomyces sp. P9-A4, the genomic window CTTGGCCATCGCCCGCGTCGCCGCGTCCGGGTCGAGCCCGTGGGACCGGTGCAGCTCGCGGGCGGCGTCGACGGGCGTCGTGCCGGCGACGAGGAGAGTGAGCAGCGCGTGGTCGACGTCGTCGGCGACCAGCAGCTTGCCGTCCTCCACGGCGATCCAGAGGTGGGCGCCGTCGACCTGGTGATGGGCGAGCGAGGAGACGAACGGGACCGGCTCCTTCGTGGGCAGGTCGTAGACCGCGCGGGAGCCGTCGGCGGACCGGCGGGCGGGGTACCGGGCGGGGGTGGCGACGGTGGGCGACGGGTGGTCCGTCAGACCGACGGCGCCGTACGGAGCCCGGTCCGGCGCGCCGAACCGCGGGAACGGCTGTGCGTCGTCGGGTCCGGAGAGTGCCGGTCCCCCCTGCCAGGCGCGAAGGGTCACCAGGGTCTGCTTGCTGCTCATCGTGGCTCCTCGGGGGCCGGATGGGGAGGGAACGGAGAACGGGGGGCGGCCGGAGCGGTGACCTCGGGATCACCGCAGCCGGGGGCCCGCGACCCAGGCCACCAGAGCGCGACGCAGCCCCTTGGTGACCGGCGTGACGCGGTGGTCGATCAGGGACGGGAAGACCAGCACCGAGCCGCGTTCGCGCGGCAGTTCCTCGGTGTCGACGCCGAACATCTGCAATCCCCCGCCCTCGTACGAGGACGCATCGGACAGCTGGACGATGACGGTGATCTTCCGGGGGGAGTCGGCCTGGTCGTGGCTGTAGTCGTTGTGCCGGTGGAAGTGCCCGTTGCCGGGGAGGTACTCGACGTACTGCGGAGCGCGCGTGATGCCTGACAGATCGAACCCGTAGACGGTCCGCGCGGCCTCCCGCGCCACGGAATCGACCAGTCGGTAGATCCACTCGGTGCGTGGCCCCTTCGGTACGTGCCGGGTCTCCGCTCGCCGATGGCCGGGATGCCCGGCCTCGTCCACGGTGGTCGGTGCCGTCAGCGGGAGATCGCGGCAGGCTGCGACGAGGTCGTCGCAGTCGGCGGCGGTGAGGCGTTCCCGCAGGCGCATCCAGCCCAGGTGATGGCCGGCCGAAGGGCCGCCGTCACGGACCAGGGTCGGGTTGCGGGTCCGTAGGACAGGATCTTCCGCTCGGGTGGGGGCGGCCGAGGCCGTGGCCGGGCCTCCCGCAGGGGCCGCGGTCAGCACGGGCGATGCCGGTCCGGCGGTGCTGTCGACCGGCCGGAAGAGGTTGTGCCGCACGAGGATCCGGGTCAGCTCGACGGCGTCGTAGTGCTGACCGACCCGCGGCAGCTCGCTCGGAGTGAAGGACTCCGCCTTCGACACGTGGTCGACGACGGGCTGGAGCCGCCCGTCGAGGCGCAGGGTGCCGCCGGGGAAGGTCAGTCGCGCGAGCCCGCGGTCGCTGTCGGATTCGCTGGGCATCAGCGGCACTCTGCGCACGACGGTGTCCGGCGCGATCGCGGTGGCGGCGCTGCCCGCCACCAGCTGCCCACCGGGCAGCGGATCGAGTCCGGCGACGCACCGTACGCGGCGTTCCCGCAGATAGGCGGGGACGTCGAGGTCCGGGAGGTCGGGCAGCGCGGGTCCGAGGACCGTGGGTCCGGTGACCGAGCGGCGGAACGGCTCGTGGTCGCGCAGCATGTCCGCCATGGCGTCCGCCCAGGACAGCGTGTGCAGACCGAGCGTGAGGTGCAGCGAGGCCTCGTCGGTCGTGTGTGCGACGTGGGGGAAGTCCTGGGGGACATACAGGACGTCGCCCGGCTCCAGCGTCGCGGAGACGAGCGTTCCCGAGCGCTGCGACCCGGGCGCGAAGACCTCCCACCTCTTGGTGCCGTGCAGTTGGACGACGAGCACCGAATGGTCGTCGTGGTGGCGATCGAAGCCCTGTGCGCGCGGCGGAGTGAGGTACGCGTTGGCACTCACGGGCTCGGCGGGGAGCACGCCCAGCTCCAGCAGGTCGAACTCGATGCCGCGGCACAGCTCGCCGACCGGGGTGCAGCGGCGGGCCAGGAGGGAGAGCAGCAGCGTGGCGCCGGAGCGGTAGGCGGTCAGGACGTCCCGCCCCGGGGACCGGTCGGAGTGGTGGGGGACGACCGGCCGTGCCCGGCCTTCCTGTACGACGCTGAGATCGGCGCCTCCGCCGCAGGCCAGCCGTTCGAAGTCCTCGATCGTGAACAGCCGCCCGACCAGCGGAGCGGCGGCCCCGCGGAGCAGCAGCGCTTCGCGCTCCCAGCTCGTGCGGAGGAAGGAGGTGACGTCCGGGCTGCCGAGGACGGTGGCCAGCCCTCGCTTCTCCGTGTCCATGGGAATCAGTCCCGAGCGGCGTCGCTCAGCAACTCGGCCCGCCGACGTTGGACGCGCATCCCGTGCAGGCCGTGATCATGCCGAAGCTCTGGTTGTCCAGCTCGATGTCGACGGTCTGGAGGGAGATGGACATGACCTCCTCGGGCTCCGCCGCCGTCTCGTCGCCGGCGTCGCCCTCGTCGGCCGCGTCGGAGGTGTCGG contains:
- a CDS encoding JmjC domain-containing protein, coding for MDTEKRGLATVLGSPDVTSFLRTSWEREALLLRGAAAPLVGRLFTIEDFERLACGGGADLSVVQEGRARPVVPHHSDRSPGRDVLTAYRSGATLLLSLLARRCTPVGELCRGIEFDLLELGVLPAEPVSANAYLTPPRAQGFDRHHDDHSVLVVQLHGTKRWEVFAPGSQRSGTLVSATLEPGDVLYVPQDFPHVAHTTDEASLHLTLGLHTLSWADAMADMLRDHEPFRRSVTGPTVLGPALPDLPDLDVPAYLRERRVRCVAGLDPLPGGQLVAGSAATAIAPDTVVRRVPLMPSESDSDRGLARLTFPGGTLRLDGRLQPVVDHVSKAESFTPSELPRVGQHYDAVELTRILVRHNLFRPVDSTAGPASPVLTAAPAGGPATASAAPTRAEDPVLRTRNPTLVRDGGPSAGHHLGWMRLRERLTAADCDDLVAACRDLPLTAPTTVDEAGHPGHRRAETRHVPKGPRTEWIYRLVDSVAREAARTVYGFDLSGITRAPQYVEYLPGNGHFHRHNDYSHDQADSPRKITVIVQLSDASSYEGGGLQMFGVDTEELPRERGSVLVFPSLIDHRVTPVTKGLRRALVAWVAGPRLR